One window from the genome of Alosa alosa isolate M-15738 ecotype Scorff River chromosome 15, AALO_Geno_1.1, whole genome shotgun sequence encodes:
- the LOC125308401 gene encoding NACHT and WD repeat domain-containing protein 2-like isoform X1, translating into MPCVKIYLCSNPQDSVQERRALRETVFPKLRDHCRRNHGVEFRVIDPYEAPNSKDWPSQQVRLRLIQGCKDTSVGPFFVGLIGEEYGTASLPEQVEISEFQNILQTCQSMQLSTRLLEECYRRDENVIPPCFCLLSQHSSQTEAITGTKTWDEALKEVKDVLQASVKQCILDGSITEEKAQKYFRSDLENDLRFAMEDCLSDDMKRCLYYIHKIIHQKKTGHDQDQDPSNDRLSVIREHFLPDLVTSCHLEVYTTTTECDRQQGYTVALRQAYIEGLCHQLFTDLSRLIDSTVTKNTADPDDATSQQANLCHIYSQLFRIERVEAQPIKAYLEQNYPKHPLVLIGGPCSGKTVLMAHCASQVKLWLKAGDPVVITHFSPLPLKQLLNNICHHIAVSYNQPWDNCIRDVTQLEEAFTELLDIASSSKYPLILMLDGLDQIPSSEGPQHMTWLPKTLPLNVKVIISTTYTKSGTLASLKTQYPDSNFFLELEPFKRSSCSQMLTSLLESSKRRITSGQQMYVNEALKQCSRPLYAELIYRNVSLWRSETEITEESLSQGIHNNINQFLQHLEEKHGQALVSRSLSFLTLSRFGLTEAELTDILSCEDDLVSVFLPIEDPPYKLRFPEVVVERLIFDLEGFLLARHISGSRVLFWVSRHFRLVIIKRYIDSIDKSEEIHLRLADYFSGRFAYGRAKPLVITSDTNMTDKQGTTEGKPMKMYIDRNPYGQPWVWKMSKPSITFQDSSSETGNVNFRKVLELPYHLRWSGGLDEFCRGSMLSYDFHHAMLMGGLVQDLFLWLEEMSQFMMPRELWLLACILRSSLCLLQNSPIDTPLIIQAQLFPFLGVVPELEDYAKQLCVGYVRSGITMVLPPASSVPCSSWELSDRMRSSVTDVAIADSGRVVLLLSDGSAWAWNGITSKQFQVPHVPTIKMVSLRISNTYLLLSSSCNRLFLCDLRTMFFEEVPVLNTEIHQNTHISIEGFLASTTKMFWWYRGEHHVYMHATDDASPNCGITQLYCPGFVTCISCSFDEQHVFCGQGNGNVSIFDVQSGQTVSALSCSTERPLIGLKRVEEEVMACIDSVGSLFIWNIQNISHPSLSTESLSNKDTEEVLNIDFTEDNEVLLICKKQKIILWDTNSCSVDDQFHAPKGKAFVHVMLDHGSSLLLALLEGCSCLLVWDSCTGQCVLSLNTGSTETPKLFKVGDQYLSAVTVNGIVTWDMDLVREAASIPKTGSKTIKMVLVKSDNFYTSDGTELLWKWNAQSGEKEGCFLHHGPVTAFTISQDGEHLVTVASGDIYVWRSGDGVNLYCIPGSAASQVLITPTGNVAVSLSDQGLSRVWKVANGHEVCRFHLRLEKPVISPESTFLLGLQEDNLLAVSLWFGYVSREFPLSDQSRVLAFNSILDHPDYVIVITSSGAVYSWKMSDDTICQRFQMPEHLLDQPGVFQVCADGSYAILTIGQSDMNILDVTQGRLCAVKVNGQIHHVCLDISGKYAAYISETTISHLSCSCKPCVRLVLTAIRVSNGMRVGRFYLCRYPCAMSISDNLSVYVIFEDGSVGIYAITDTDAEQSATATKTLLPIVGQRHHPCTAQTWQPLAVEKWNNTLNMSVRLGAESFR; encoded by the exons ATGCCGTGTGTGAAGATATACTTGTGCTCAAACCCACAAG ACTCTGTCCAGGAGAGGAGAGCGCTGAGAGAGACTGTGTTCCCTAAGCTCAGGGACCACTGCAGGCGAAACCATGGGGTGGAGTTCAGG GTTATTGACCCATATGAGGCCCCCAACTCAAAGGACTGGCCTAGCCAGCAGGTCCGACTCCGGCTTATACAGGGGTGCAAAGACACTTCAGTGGGACCATTCTTCGTG GGTCTGATTGGGGAGGAGTATGGCACTGCATCCTTACCTGAGCAGGTGGAGATCTCAGAGTTCCAGAACATTCTTCAGACGTGTCAGTCCATGCAGCTAAGCACTCGGTTACTGGAGGAATGCTACCGGAGAGATGAGAATGTCATACCACCCTGCTTCTGTCTGCTTAGTCAGCACAGCAGCCAG ACAGAGGCAATTACAGGAACCAAAACATGGGATGAGGCTCTGAAGGAAGTAAAGGATGTGCTTCAGGCGTCTGTAAAGCAGTGTATACTTGACGGAAGCATCACAGAAGAAAAAGCCCAGAAATACTTTAGATCAG ACCTTGAGAATGACCTCCGCTTTGCCATGGAGGACTGTTTATCTGATGATATGAAAAGGTGCTTGTATTACATTCATAAGATCATCCATCAGAAAAAGACAGGACACGATCAAGACCAAGATCCTTCAAATGATCGACTGAGTGTTATCCGTGAGCATTTCCTACCCGACTTAGTTACTTCCTGTCATCTAGAGGTGTACACTACCACCACAGAGTGTGATCGGCAACAGGGTTACACAGTGGCCTTGAGACAGGCTTACATTGAAGGGCTTTGTCATCAGTTGTTCACAGACCTTTCAAGGCTCATTGACTCAACTGTCACAAAGAACACAGCAGATCCTGATGATGCCACCTCCCAGCAGGCCAACCTGTGTCACATCTATTCTCAGCTGTTCAGGATTGAACGTGTGGAGGCACAGCCAATCAAAGCTTACCTTGAGCAGAACTACCCAAAACATCCTCTTGTACTCATTGGGGGGCCATGCTCTGGCAAAACTGTCTTAATGGCCCATTGTGCAAGTCAG GTGAAACTGTGGCTGAAGGCCGGTGATCCTGTGGTCATCACACACTTTTCTCCCCTCCCACTGAAGCAGCTTCTCAATAACATCTGCCACCATATCGCTGTTAGTTATAATCAACCATGGGACAACTGCATACGAGATGTTACTCAACTGGAAGAGGCCTTTACTGAACTCTTAGACATAGCATCGTCTTCCAAGTATCCCTTAATCCTGATGTTAGATGGCCTTGACCAGATACCAAGTTCTGAAGGACCCCAACACATGACCTGGCTCCCTAAAACTTTACCTCTTAATGTCAAAGTCATAATTTCTACCACCTACACTAAATCTGGTACCCTTGCCAGTCTCAAGACACAATATCCAGACTCTAACTTCTTTCTAGAGCTGGAACCATTTAAGAGAAGCAGCTGTAGCCAGATGCTGACCAGCCTTCTGGAGAGCTCCAAAAGGAGGATCACCTCAGGACAACAGATGTATGTGAATGAGGCTCTTAAACAGTGTAGTCGTCCTCTTTATGCAGAGCTCATCTACAGAAACGTCAGCCTATGGAGATCTGAGACAGAAATCACTGAGGAGTCTCTAAGCCAAGGCATTCATAACAACATCAATCAATTTCTTCAACACCTTGAGGAGAAACATGGCCAAGCACTTGTTAGCAGATCGTTGAGTTTTCTAACGCTGTCGAGGTTTGGCCTCACAGAGGCTGAACTGACAGATATCCTTTCCTGTGAAGATGATCTAGTTTCTGTGTTCCTCCCAATTGAGGACCCACCGTATAAGTTAAGGTTCCCTGAGGTTGTGGTGGAGAGGCTGATCTTTGACCTTGAGGGCTTTCTGTTGGCTAGACATATCTCAGGTTCTCGTGTGCTGTTCTGGGTCAGTAGACATTTCAGGTTAGTTATCATCAAGAGATACATTGACTCCATAGACAAAAGTGAGGAAATACACCTTCGACTAGCTGACTACTTTAGTGGGCGGTTTGCGTACGGAAGGGCCAAGCCACTAGTGATCACTTCAGACACCAACATGACTGACAAACAAGGCACTACAGAAGGaaaaccaatgaaaatgtaCATAGACAGGAACCCTTATGGACAGCCTTGGGTGTGGAAAATGTCCAAGCCTTCCATTACATTTCAAGACTCATCCTCAGAGACAGGGAATGTAAATTTTAGAAAAGTCCTTGAGCTGCCCTATCATCTAAGATGGAGTGGAGGGCTGGATGAGTTTTGCAGAGGTTCAATGCTCTCCTATGATTTCCACCATGCAATGTTGATGGGAGGTTTAGTACAGGACTTGTTTCTCTGGCTGGAAGAGATGTCTCAGTTTATGATGCCAAGAGAGCTATGGCTTCTTGCCTGCATCCTGAGAAGTTCTTTATGTTTACTTCAGAACTCCCCTATAGACACACCATTAATAATACAAGCACAGCTCTTTCCTTTCCTAGGGGTCGTTCCTGAGCTGGAAGACTATGCAAAGCAGTTGTGTGTGGGATATGTGAGGTCTGGGATAACCATGGTGCTGCCTCCTGCCtcctctgttccctgttcctCTTGGGAACTGTCAGACAGAATGAGGTCTTCTGTTACAGATGTGGCTATAGCCGACAGTGGAAGAGTGGTTCTCCTCCTTAGTGATGGCTCTGCCTGGGCTTGGAATGGGATCACTTCCAAACAATTCCAAGTGCCCCATGTTCCCACAATAAAAATGGTCAGTCTCAGAATTTCAAACACCTATCTCCTGTTGTCTTCCAGCTGTAACAGGCTCTTTCTATGTGATTTGCGCACAATGTTTTTTGAAGAAGTTCCTGTTCTGAATACTGAGATTCATCAGAACACCCATATCTCTATTGAGGGCTTTCTGGCATCCACAACAAAGATGTTTTGGTGGTACAGAGGAGAACATCATGTCTATATGCATGCTACAGATGATGCATCACCTAATTGTGGGATCACTCAATTATATTGCCCTGgttttgtcacatgcatatcaTGTTCTTTTGATGAGCAGCATGTGTTCTGTGGACAGGGCAATGGAAATGTATCCATTTTTGATGTGCAGAGTGGTCAGACCGTTTCTGCCCTCTCTTGCTCTACAGAGAGACCACTGATTGGCTTGAAAAGAGTTGAGGAAGAGGTGATGGCATGTATTGACAGTGTGGGTAGCCTGTTTATTTGGAATATTCAAAACATTTCTCATCCGAGCCTTAGTACAGAGAGCTTGAGCAATAAAGACACTGAGGAGGTTTTGAATATAGATTTCACAGAAGATAATGAGGTTCTTCTAATTTGTAAGAAGCAGAAAATCATACTCTGGGACACAAATAGCTGCTCTGTGGATGATCAATTTCACGCTCCAAAAGGTAAAGCCTTTGTTCATGTTATGCTGGACCATGGTTCCAGCTTGCTCTTAGCTTTATTAGAAGGGTGTTCATGTCTTCTGGTCTGGGATTCATGCACAGGGCAATGTGTTTTGAGCCTTAACACTGGCTCCACAGAAACCCCAAAACTTTTCAAAGTGGGTGACCAGTACCTGTCAGCTGTTACGGTCAATGGGATCGTCACCTGGGATATGGATCTTGTCAGAGAAGCAGCCTCAATCCCCAAAACTGGGTCAAAAACAATAAAGATGGTGCTGGTGAAAAGTGATAATTTCTATACAAGTGACGGCACAGAACTTTTATGGAAGTGGAATGCACAAAGTGGTGAAAAAGAGGGCTGCTTCCTGCATCACGGTCCGGTTACAGCCTTTACCATCTCACAGGATGGGGAGCATCTAGTGACGGTAGCCTCAGGTGACATTTATGTGTGGAGAAGTGGAGATGGAGTTAATTTGTACTGCATCCCTGGCAGTGCAGCATCGCAGGTACTCATCACACCCACAGGAAACGTTGCTGTGTCGCTCTCAGACCAGGGGCTCTCCAGGGTGTGGAAGGTTGCAAATGGGCATGAAGTGTGCCGCTTTCACCTTAGGCTTGAAAAGCCTGTAATCTCACCAGAGAGCACATTCCTTCTGGGCCTACAGGAGGACAACCTCCTGGCTGTCAGCCTGTGGTTTGGCTATGTCAGCAGAGAGTTTCCGCTGTCAGATCAGTCACGTGTGCTTGCATTCAATTCCATTCTAGATCACCCAGACTATGTGATTGTTATTACCTCATCTGGGGCTGTCTATTCATGGAAGATGTCGGACGACACGATTTGCCAGAGATTCCAAATGCCAGAGCACCTCCTTGACCAGCCTGGAGTTTTTCAGGTCTGTGCAGATGGCAGCTATGCTATCCTTACTATTGGTCAATCTGATATGAATATCTTGGATGTGACTCAAGGTAGACTGTGCGCAGTTAAAGTTAATGGACAAATCCACCATGTATGCTTGGATATCAGTGGTAAATATGCTGCCTACATCAGTGAAACTACCATCAGTCACCTGAGTTGCTCTTGTAAACCCTGTGTTAGACTTGTTTTAACAGCTATACGAGTCTCAAACGGAATGAGAGTGGGTAGGTTCTACCTCTGCAGGTATCCTTGTGCGATGAGTATTTCTGATAATTTGTCAGTGTATGTCATTTTTGAGGATGGATCCGTAGGCATTTATGCTATCACTGACACTGATGCAGAACAGAGTGCCACTGCTACCAAGACCCTCTTGCCTATTGTAGGGCAAAGACACCATCCATGTACAGCACAAACATGGCAACCTTTAGCAGTGGAGAAATGGAATAACACACTGAACATGTCGGTTAGACTGGGTGCTGAATCCTTCAGATAA
- the LOC125308401 gene encoding NACHT and WD repeat domain-containing protein 2-like isoform X3, which produces MPCVKIYLCSNPQDSVQERRALRETVFPKLRDHCRRNHGVEFRVIDPYEAPNSKDWPSQQVRLRLIQGCKDTSVGPFFVGLIGEEYGTASLPEQVEISEFQNILQTCQSMQLSTRLLEECYRRDENVIPPCFCLLSQHSSQTEAITGTKTWDEALKEVKDVLQASVKQCILDGSITEEKAQKYFRSGETVAEGR; this is translated from the exons ATGCCGTGTGTGAAGATATACTTGTGCTCAAACCCACAAG ACTCTGTCCAGGAGAGGAGAGCGCTGAGAGAGACTGTGTTCCCTAAGCTCAGGGACCACTGCAGGCGAAACCATGGGGTGGAGTTCAGG GTTATTGACCCATATGAGGCCCCCAACTCAAAGGACTGGCCTAGCCAGCAGGTCCGACTCCGGCTTATACAGGGGTGCAAAGACACTTCAGTGGGACCATTCTTCGTG GGTCTGATTGGGGAGGAGTATGGCACTGCATCCTTACCTGAGCAGGTGGAGATCTCAGAGTTCCAGAACATTCTTCAGACGTGTCAGTCCATGCAGCTAAGCACTCGGTTACTGGAGGAATGCTACCGGAGAGATGAGAATGTCATACCACCCTGCTTCTGTCTGCTTAGTCAGCACAGCAGCCAG ACAGAGGCAATTACAGGAACCAAAACATGGGATGAGGCTCTGAAGGAAGTAAAGGATGTGCTTCAGGCGTCTGTAAAGCAGTGTATACTTGACGGAAGCATCACAGAAGAAAAAGCCCAGAAATACTTTAGATCAG GTGAAACTGTGGCTGAAGGCCGGTGA
- the LOC125308401 gene encoding NACHT and WD repeat domain-containing protein 2-like isoform X2 — protein sequence MPCVKIYLCSNPQDSVQERRALRETVFPKLRDHCRRNHGVEFRVIDPYEAPNSKDWPSQQVRLRLIQGCKDTSVGPFFVGLIGEEYGTASLPEQVEISEFQNILQTCQSMQLSTRLLEECYRRDENVIPPCFCLLSQHSSQTEAITGTKTWDEALKEVKDVLQASVKQCILDGSITEEKAQKYFRSDLENDLRFAMEDCLSDDMKRCLYYIHKIIHQKKTGHDQDQDPSNDRLSVIREHFLPDLVTSCHLEVYTTTTECDRQQGYTVALRQAYIEGLCHQLFTDLSRLIDSTVTKNTADPDDATSQQANLCHIYSQLFRIERVEAQPIKAYLEQNYPKHPLVLIGGPCSGKTVLMAHCASQVLYIE from the exons ATGCCGTGTGTGAAGATATACTTGTGCTCAAACCCACAAG ACTCTGTCCAGGAGAGGAGAGCGCTGAGAGAGACTGTGTTCCCTAAGCTCAGGGACCACTGCAGGCGAAACCATGGGGTGGAGTTCAGG GTTATTGACCCATATGAGGCCCCCAACTCAAAGGACTGGCCTAGCCAGCAGGTCCGACTCCGGCTTATACAGGGGTGCAAAGACACTTCAGTGGGACCATTCTTCGTG GGTCTGATTGGGGAGGAGTATGGCACTGCATCCTTACCTGAGCAGGTGGAGATCTCAGAGTTCCAGAACATTCTTCAGACGTGTCAGTCCATGCAGCTAAGCACTCGGTTACTGGAGGAATGCTACCGGAGAGATGAGAATGTCATACCACCCTGCTTCTGTCTGCTTAGTCAGCACAGCAGCCAG ACAGAGGCAATTACAGGAACCAAAACATGGGATGAGGCTCTGAAGGAAGTAAAGGATGTGCTTCAGGCGTCTGTAAAGCAGTGTATACTTGACGGAAGCATCACAGAAGAAAAAGCCCAGAAATACTTTAGATCAG ACCTTGAGAATGACCTCCGCTTTGCCATGGAGGACTGTTTATCTGATGATATGAAAAGGTGCTTGTATTACATTCATAAGATCATCCATCAGAAAAAGACAGGACACGATCAAGACCAAGATCCTTCAAATGATCGACTGAGTGTTATCCGTGAGCATTTCCTACCCGACTTAGTTACTTCCTGTCATCTAGAGGTGTACACTACCACCACAGAGTGTGATCGGCAACAGGGTTACACAGTGGCCTTGAGACAGGCTTACATTGAAGGGCTTTGTCATCAGTTGTTCACAGACCTTTCAAGGCTCATTGACTCAACTGTCACAAAGAACACAGCAGATCCTGATGATGCCACCTCCCAGCAGGCCAACCTGTGTCACATCTATTCTCAGCTGTTCAGGATTGAACGTGTGGAGGCACAGCCAATCAAAGCTTACCTTGAGCAGAACTACCCAAAACATCCTCTTGTACTCATTGGGGGGCCATGCTCTGGCAAAACTGTCTTAATGGCCCATTGTGCAAGTCAGGTATTGTACATTGAATAA
- the rps3 gene encoding 40S ribosomal protein S3 isoform X1 — translation MAVQISKKRKFVSDGIFKAELNEFLTRELAEDGYSGVEVRVTPTRTEIIILATRTQNVLGEKGRRIRELTAVVQKRFGFPEGSVELYAEKVATRGLCAIAQAESLRYKLLGGLAVRRACYGVLRFIMESGAKGCEVVVSGKLRGQRAKSMKFVDGLMIHSGDPVNYYVDTAVRHVLLRQGVLGIKVKIMLPWDPSGKIGPKKPLPDHVSIVEPKDEVLPTTPVSEQKGVKPDAPPVMPQGAPVPTA, via the exons ATGGCGGTGCAAATATCCAAGAAGAGAAAG TTTGTATCAGACGGCATCTTCAAAGCCGAACTGAACGAGTTCCTGACCCGCGAGCTCGCTGAGGATGGCTACTCTGGAGTGGAGGTTCGTGTCACTCCCACTAGGACAGAGATCATCATTCTTGCCACCAG GACACAGAACGTCCTGGGAGAGAAAGGCCGTCGTATTAGAGAACTGACTGCAGTTGTTCAGAAGAGGTTTGGCTTCCCAGAGGGTAGTGTGGAG CTTTATGCTGAGAAAGTTGCCACCAGGGGTCTGTGCGCCATCGCCCAGGCTGAGTCTCTGCGTTACAAGCTGCTTGGAGGCCTGGCTGTCCGTAG GGCATGCTATGGTGTCCTGCGCTTCATCATGGAGAGTGGAGCCAAGGGTTGTGAGGTGGTTGTGTCTGGCAAGCTCAGGGGCCAGAGGGCCAAGTCCATGAAGTTTGTGGACGGCTTGATGATCCACAGCGGAGACCCCGTCAACTACTACGTCGACACCGCTGTCCGCCACGTCCTGCTCAGGCAGG GTGTGCTGGGTATCAAGGTCAAGATTATGCTGCCCTGGGATCCCAGCGGCAAGATCGGCCCCAAGAAGCCCCTGCCCGACCATGTCAGCATCGTGGAGCCCAAGGATGAGGTCCTCCCCACCACCCCCGTGTCTGAACAGAAGGGAGTCAAGCCTGACGCCCCTCCAGTCATGCCACAGGGTGCCCCTGTACCCACCGCTTAA
- the rps3 gene encoding 40S ribosomal protein S3 isoform X2 → MTHFFFIRTQNVLGEKGRRIRELTAVVQKRFGFPEGSVELYAEKVATRGLCAIAQAESLRYKLLGGLAVRRACYGVLRFIMESGAKGCEVVVSGKLRGQRAKSMKFVDGLMIHSGDPVNYYVDTAVRHVLLRQGVLGIKVKIMLPWDPSGKIGPKKPLPDHVSIVEPKDEVLPTTPVSEQKGVKPDAPPVMPQGAPVPTA, encoded by the exons ATGACCCATTTCTTTTTCATCAGGACACAGAACGTCCTGGGAGAGAAAGGCCGTCGTATTAGAGAACTGACTGCAGTTGTTCAGAAGAGGTTTGGCTTCCCAGAGGGTAGTGTGGAG CTTTATGCTGAGAAAGTTGCCACCAGGGGTCTGTGCGCCATCGCCCAGGCTGAGTCTCTGCGTTACAAGCTGCTTGGAGGCCTGGCTGTCCGTAG GGCATGCTATGGTGTCCTGCGCTTCATCATGGAGAGTGGAGCCAAGGGTTGTGAGGTGGTTGTGTCTGGCAAGCTCAGGGGCCAGAGGGCCAAGTCCATGAAGTTTGTGGACGGCTTGATGATCCACAGCGGAGACCCCGTCAACTACTACGTCGACACCGCTGTCCGCCACGTCCTGCTCAGGCAGG GTGTGCTGGGTATCAAGGTCAAGATTATGCTGCCCTGGGATCCCAGCGGCAAGATCGGCCCCAAGAAGCCCCTGCCCGACCATGTCAGCATCGTGGAGCCCAAGGATGAGGTCCTCCCCACCACCCCCGTGTCTGAACAGAAGGGAGTCAAGCCTGACGCCCCTCCAGTCATGCCACAGGGTGCCCCTGTACCCACCGCTTAA
- the rps3 gene encoding 40S ribosomal protein S3 isoform X3, whose product MESGAKGCEVVVSGKLRGQRAKSMKFVDGLMIHSGDPVNYYVDTAVRHVLLRQGVLGIKVKIMLPWDPSGKIGPKKPLPDHVSIVEPKDEVLPTTPVSEQKGVKPDAPPVMPQGAPVPTA is encoded by the exons ATGGAGAGTGGAGCCAAGGGTTGTGAGGTGGTTGTGTCTGGCAAGCTCAGGGGCCAGAGGGCCAAGTCCATGAAGTTTGTGGACGGCTTGATGATCCACAGCGGAGACCCCGTCAACTACTACGTCGACACCGCTGTCCGCCACGTCCTGCTCAGGCAGG GTGTGCTGGGTATCAAGGTCAAGATTATGCTGCCCTGGGATCCCAGCGGCAAGATCGGCCCCAAGAAGCCCCTGCCCGACCATGTCAGCATCGTGGAGCCCAAGGATGAGGTCCTCCCCACCACCCCCGTGTCTGAACAGAAGGGAGTCAAGCCTGACGCCCCTCCAGTCATGCCACAGGGTGCCCCTGTACCCACCGCTTAA
- the kctd14 gene encoding BTB/POZ domain-containing protein KCTD14 yields the protein MSLPDLKSPHVKLRPSSPGVQLQSVVQLNIGGHVYSTTVGTLRKIPNSKLSEMFSGPSKPKTDAEGRYFIDRDGTHFGLILEYLRTQAVPTHHVQEVRCEAVFYELKPLVKLLDETPQLFGETVGRQQFLSRVPNYQENLEIIIRVARAEAIAARYSNIIVCVLRSEEDLARCRDAMSSLNTEKESVVTFGPWKAPATVEDLLDCIKMDIEAKGYRVSFEPHSTDKGFLFKSYDYFYKMNFQWW from the exons ATGAGCCTTCCCGACCTAAAATCTCCTCACGTAAAGCTTAGGCCGTCGTCTCCCGGTGTGCAGTTG CAATCTGTTGTGCAGCTGAACATTGGGGGCCATGTATACAGCACCACTGTTGGTACCCTTAGGAAGATCCCAAATTCCAAACTGTCTGAAATGTTCAGTGGTCCCTCCAAGCCTAAGACGGATGCAGAGGGACGATACTTCATTGACCGGGATGGCACACATTTTGGACTGATCCTTGAATACCTGCGAACGCAAGCTGTTCCCACCCATCACGTGCAAGAGGTACGTTGTGAGGCCGTCTTCTATGAGCTGAAGCCCCTGGTAAAGCTGCTGGACGAGACTCCGCAGCTCTTCGGTGAGACTGTGGGAAGGCAGCAGTTCCTGTCCCGGGTCCCCAACTACCAAGAGAATCTGGAGATCATCATCCGAGTGGCTCGGGCCGAAGCTATTGCTGCTCGCTACTCCAAcattatagtgtgtgtgctgagatcTGAGGAGGACCTGGCACGCTGCAGAGATGCCATGAGCAGcctgaacacagagaaagagtcTGTGGTGACCTTCGGTCCCTGGAAGGCCCCTGCCACCGTTGAGGATCTGTTGGACTGCATCAAAATGGACATTGAGGCCAAAGGTTATAGAGTGTCATTTGAGCCACACAGCACTGACAAAGGTTTCCTATTCAAGAGCTACGACTATTTTTACAAGATGAATTTCCAGTGGTGGTGA